Proteins encoded together in one Camelina sativa cultivar DH55 chromosome 9, Cs, whole genome shotgun sequence window:
- the LOC104713724 gene encoding homeobox-leucine zipper protein HAT9 — MSFDDSCNSGLVLGLGLSPTPNHYNNAIKRSTGYKLEPSLTLSLSGDPLLTVVAGADQLSRQTSSLSGVSSFSSGRVVKRERYSGEESREEEETTERVVSDYHEDEGVSARKKLRLTKEQSDLLEESFKHHSTLNPKQKQVLARELNLRPRQVEVWFQNRRARTKLKQTEVDCEVLKKCCETLTDENMRLRKEIQELKTLKLSNQPVYMHMPASTLTMCPSCERIGAGGGRNGGGTGGSVATTVVVDGDRAKGAFSISSKPHFFNPYTNPSAAC, encoded by the exons ATGAGTTTTGATGATTCATGCAACTCAGGTCTTGTTCTTGGATTAGGTCTCTCACCAACTCCAAATCATTACAATAATGCCATCAAGCGATCTACCGGTTACAAGCTCGAGCCCTCGTTGACTCTAAGCCTCTCCGGCGATCCCTTGTTGACGGTGGTCGCCGGAGCTGACCAGCTTAGCCGTCAGACGTCATCTCTCAGCGGAGTCTCTTCTTTTTCAAGCGGGAGGgtggtgaagagagagagatacagtGGGGAAGAGTCacgggaggaggaggagactacGGAGAGGGTTGTAAGTGATTATCATGAAGATGAAGGTGTTAGTGCTAGAAAAAAACTTAGGCTTACGAAAGAACAATCTGATCTTCTTGAGGAAAGCTTCAAGCACCATAGCACCCTTAATCCC aaGCAAAAGCAAGTTCTGGCAAGAGAGCTGAATCTAAGGCCTAGACAAGTTGAAGTATGGTTTCAAAATAGAAGAGCcag AACAAAGCTGAAGCAAACAGAAGTAGATTGCGAGGTTTTGAAGAAGTGTTGTGAAACATTAACAGATGAGAACATGAGACTTCGGAAAGAGATTCAAgaactcaaaaccctaaaattgtcTAATCAGCCGGTTTACATGCACATGCCTGCATCGACTCTAACGATGTGTCCTTCCTGTGAGAGAATCGGCGCTGGTGGCGGCCGTAACGGAGGAGGAACTGGAGGCAGTGTGGCCACCACGGTGGTCGTCGATGGAGATAGGGCGAAAGGAGCTTTCTCCATCTCCTCAAAGCCTCACTTCTTCAACCCTTATACCAATCCATCTGCAGCTTGTTGA